The Miscanthus floridulus cultivar M001 chromosome 7, ASM1932011v1, whole genome shotgun sequence genome includes a region encoding these proteins:
- the LOC136463755 gene encoding uncharacterized protein, translating to MALPTPVPVLFDENQQINRGKMADGLRAKGLKPSENPGKQGRRALHDLSNVSKGTGLKDTSTLKEKSQQKPRSNVTNSIKGTALKDKPILKEKSTQKQRSEALKNPLKILTDEEIKMCHEWAKDGVEGFHSTQNDSQKLDKDLLDKRVKKKVAAVNSALRGWSVFDSLKFPAKEVAEFFNEPNVLELEPEILPDISWRLPSSADDKAKMAEDRLDELDQYPSLEENNPVMFELRDDEPAIPQLGVY from the exons ATGGCCTTACCAACTCCAGTACCTGTTTTGTTTGATGAGAACCAACAGATAAATAGAG GTAAGATGGCTGATGGACTAAGGGCCAAAGGGCTGAAGCCATCCGAGAATCCTGGCAAGCAAGGGAGGAGAGCTCTTCATGATTTGTCCAACGTTTCTAAAGGCACTGGTTTGAAGGACACTTCCACCCTGAAAGAGAAGTCCCAGCAGAAACCTCGTAGTAATGTGACCAACTCTATTAAAGGCACTGCTTTGAAGGACAAGCCCATCCTGAAAGAGAAGTCCACCCAGAAACAGAGGTCAGAAGCTCTTAAGAACCCACTGAAAATTTTAACTGATGAAGAGATCAAAATGTGCCATGAGTGGGCTAAGGATGGGGTGGAGGGATTTCACTCGACACAAAATGATTCTCAGAAGTTGGATAAGGATCTGCTAGACAAAC GTGTCAAGAAGAAAGTGGCAGCGGTAAACTCAGCCTTGCGTGGTTGGTCGGTATTTGATTCTCTAAAGTTTCCAGCTAAG GAGGTTGCTGAGTTTTTTAATGAACCAAATGTGCTGGAGCTGGAACCTGAGATTCTCCCGGACATCAGTTGGCGTCTCCCTAGTTCAGCAG ATGATAAAGCAAAGATGGCTGAAGACCGTCTTGATGAGCTTGACCAGTACCCTTCTTTGGAGGAGAACAATCCAGTTATGTTTGAGCTGAGAGATGACGAGCCAGCCATCCCGCAGCTGGGAGTGTATTGA